The DNA window TTGGCAATGGCCGGGCCTTCGGCGCGGACCTCGCGGCACTCGGAAAGGTAGGCGGGCGAGTAGGCGTTAGGTAGGCGCGCGGCTTGGGGCCGCCGGGTGCAGTTAGCGGGCTAAATGTCGTCGGCGGGCGGGCGGGGGTCGGGGTGCTGGGGTGCAGTTCGCGGGCTAAACGTTGTCGGCGGGCGAGCCAGCTCGTTGCCGCCCCCACTCAACGCCCCGAAGGTGACCTTCAGGGCATCTACCGCCCCGAAAGCCACCTTCGGGGCACCGCGCGCTACCTCGGCGAAGGGGTGAGCCGCGAGGCGGCGGCGATGAGCCGGTCCACGCCATCGCCGCCCTTGGCGTCGTAGCAGCCGGACAGTCCTTTGTAGATCAACGGGATGAGCTTGTTGATCCGCAGCCCGTACTTGGTCGCGGCGCGCATGACCTTGGGGTTGCCGATGGCCTTCGCGAAGAGGTTCCCGAGCCGGTAGTAGCCGCCCATCATGTCCTTGAGCGCCACCGGATAGCCCTCGAGCGCGCGTTCGCGGGACGGGCCTTCGGGGCGGGCGAGCGCCTGCAGCACGAACTCGGCGGCGAGCTGCGCGGATTCCATCGCGGCGGAGATGCCCTCGCCGTTGAACGGGCTGACCATGCCGCCCGCGTCGCCGAGCAGCAGCAGGCCGTCGCGGTAGTGCGGGGTGCGGTTGAAGCCCATCGGCAGCCCGGCGCCGCCGACCTTCCCGACCGCGTTCTCCTCGCGGTAGCCCCATTCCTCCGGCGTCCCGTCGAGCCATTGACGCAGGAGCGCGCGGTAATCGGTGCTGCGGAACGCCTTCGACGTGGAGAGCATGCCGAGCCCGACGTTGACGGTGCCGTCGCCGAGCGGGAACGCCCAGCCGTACCCGGGCAGCAGCTTGGGGTCGCGCGGGTCGCTACGGTCCCACAGTTCGAGGTGGCCTTCGATGAACGGGTCGTCGTGGCGCGGGCTCTTGTAGTACCGCCGCACGGCGACGCCCATGGGCCGCTTCTCGTGCTTCTCGATGCCGACGCTCAGCGCGAGGCGCGCCGAAACGCCGTCGCAAGCGAGAACGAGGGGCGCGCGGTAGCTCACCGGCGTCTTGTCCGGACCCGCCTTCGCCTCGACGCCGATCACGCGACCGGTCCGCTCGTCGGTGATCGCGCCGGTGACGGTGGTCCGCTCGTACAGCCGCGCGCCCGCCTTCTGCGCGGTCTTCGCCAGCAGGTCGTCGAAGTCGTGGCGGGTGCGCGAGACGCCGTACGGCGGGTAGCTGGTGAGATCGGGCCAGTCGAGTTCGAGGGTCAGCTCGCCGGTGAGGATGCGCAGGCCGGTGCTGTGCACCCAGCCCGCTTCCTGGCTGGTGTCGATGCCCAGGTCGATGAGCTGTTTCACGCCGCGCGGGGTGAGCCCGTCACCGCACACCTTCTCGCGCGGGAAGGTGGTCTTTTCCAGCAGCAGCACGTCCACGCCGGCGCGGGCGAGGTAGGTGGCCACGGTCGAACCGGCCGGACCGGCGCCCACGACGATGACCTCGGCGTCGGTGTCGCCACGGCGGGAGGAAACGCTCATGCGCGTCAGTCTACGGGCGGCTTCGCCCCTGGCTTGGTGGCGCGATGCACCGCGACCACGCCGAAGGTGAGGTTCAACCACTCGACATCGCGCCAGCCCGCGGCCGCGATGATCTCCGCGAAGTCGCGCTGCTTCGGCCATTCGAGCATGGATTCGGCCAGGTAGGCGTAGGCGTCGGGGTTCGACGAGAAGCGGCGCCCGACCCAGGTCATCATGCGCA is part of the Amycolatopsis sp. CA-230715 genome and encodes:
- a CDS encoding geranylgeranyl reductase family protein, translated to MSVSSRRGDTDAEVIVVGAGPAGSTVATYLARAGVDVLLLEKTTFPREKVCGDGLTPRGVKQLIDLGIDTSQEAGWVHSTGLRILTGELTLELDWPDLTSYPPYGVSRTRHDFDDLLAKTAQKAGARLYERTTVTGAITDERTGRVIGVEAKAGPDKTPVSYRAPLVLACDGVSARLALSVGIEKHEKRPMGVAVRRYYKSPRHDDPFIEGHLELWDRSDPRDPKLLPGYGWAFPLGDGTVNVGLGMLSTSKAFRSTDYRALLRQWLDGTPEEWGYREENAVGKVGGAGLPMGFNRTPHYRDGLLLLGDAGGMVSPFNGEGISAAMESAQLAAEFVLQALARPEGPSRERALEGYPVALKDMMGGYYRLGNLFAKAIGNPKVMRAATKYGLRINKLIPLIYKGLSGCYDAKGGDGVDRLIAAASRLTPSPR